A single genomic interval of Calonectris borealis unplaced genomic scaffold, bCalBor7.hap1.2 HAP1_SCAFFOLD_93, whole genome shotgun sequence harbors:
- the LOC142076681 gene encoding ras-interacting protein 1-like has protein sequence MFPEDRKEGSPRFGKLHFPVGLWINSPKKRLAKMSRRWPSAGSVRSTSSDTASRGSETVELRPPGKTKPSRHKRLSNLFHRSGAGTGAAAAGGRWASEKKLAELVDPVPEVLVGGEHPPGQRQLPGILKIFGGDISRGANYKSVLATPRSTARQLVREALERYGLAPEEGTSEEYVLCDVVGRPGGPGGAWQVEHLRPVGDAERPLVLQDVWKPKTGCSRRFEIRRRQEVERVCEGEDAETAGINAQARRLQKSRSRAASGGPTPPKERADNLSLRRSISDMNLSTKRRRERKTVLSVAGGEAGTPPTDEGPPETPPGEGAAGEEEVGEGAGLEQLSQCLIQPPQQHPYFLLLQGYGKQDFVIYVMTRPQHVFGRPERRGVPEKTGGCLVDTFLNAPDILPRHCLVRAAQGGADTAPAPPATVRPFRGAPVTHNGAPLLRQAPLNPGDLLGLGQHFLFLYKDPRGATGGSPTPRPPWLPPAWPSPGLAGVLGCPGCGRSPQERQEALRICLESPRPELRFRPQEEEVLLREIVRLPENWGASGSGIGGLAPAFLLGLCLEHAARAFPPEHFPALLSRVALLVKETVWEKIKEIGDRQPENQQDAAPAALSMEAVAADLRPLMLWLANAMELLNLAQGRVLELEKELELEGPCPELTSDLETCDEAMGVLDEVIMSTFQQSVYYLTKTLYSALPALLESNPFSGAGEPSAGQDLGSVPEGVRPTLALYQAALQLTRDCQLHPDLVSQTFGYLFFFSNASLFNTLMERGSAGPFFQWWRAVRIRTNLDLVLDWLTGLGLGDIAGEFFRKLSATANLLCTPRSCLSKATWARLRGEYPALSPAQLHHVLSHYQLGLGRPPPPAWSPPPEERDQVAAGDIFESFSEHPPLLLPSQGFRLRLGEPLGEEGLLRPLCRLRRLLWELEQGSLPANQRGLGLEGAA, from the exons ATGTTCCCGGAGGATCGCAAGGAGGGCAGCCCCCGTTTTGGGAAACTCCACTTCCCCGTCGGCCTCTGGATCAACTCCCCCAAGAAACGCTTGGCCAAGATGAGCCGCCGGTGGCCCAGCGCCGGCTCCGTCAG ATCGACCTCCTCGGACACCGCCAGTCGCGGCAGCGAGACGGTGGAGCTGCGTCCCCCCGGTAAAACCAAACCCTCGCGGCACAAGCGACTCTCCAACCTCTTTCACCGTAGCGGCGCCGGgacgggcgccgccgccgccggcgggcgtTGGGCCAGCGAGAAGAAGCTGGCGGAGTTGGTGGATCCGGTACCCGAAGTCCTGGTGGGGGGAGAACATCCCCCCGGCCAGCGCCAGCTCCCCGGTATCCTCAAAATATTTGGGGGGGATATCTCCCGGGGGGCTAACTACAAGAGCGTTTTGGCTACGCCGCGTTCCACCGCCCGGCAACTGGTGCGGGAAGCTTTGGAACGTTACGGTTTGGCTCCGGAAGAGGGAACGTCGGAAGAATACGTTCTTTGCGACGTGGTGGGgcgccccgggggtcccgggggggcttGGCAGGTGGAACACCTGCGGCCGGTGGGTGACGCCGAGCGGCCCCTGGTGCTCCAGGATGTCTGGAAACCGAAAACCGGCTGTTCCCGGCGCTTCGAGATCCGCCGGCGGCAAGAGGTGGAGCGCGTCTGCGAGGGCGAGGACGCCGAGACCGCCG gcatcaACGCTCAGGCCCGGCGGTTGCAGAAAAGCCGCTCGCGGGCGGCGTCGGGGGGCCCGACCCCCCCAAAAGAACGTGCCGACAACCTCTCGCTGCGCCGCAGCATCAGCGACATGAACCTCAGCACCAAACGACGCCGGGAACGGAAAACGGTGTTGAGCGTGGCGGGGGGCGAagccgggacccccccaaccgACGAGGGACCCCCCGAaaccccccccggggagggggcggccggcgaggaggaggtgggggagggcGCCGGCCTGGAGCAGCTCTCGCAGTGCCTcatccagcccccccagcagcacccctacttcctcctgctgcagggctaCGGCAAGCAG gACTTTGTCATCTACGTGATGACGCGACCCCAACACGTCTTCGGCCGCCCCGAACGCCGGGGGGTCCCCGAAAAAACGGGGGGCTGCCTCGTCGACACCTTCCTCAACGCCCCCGACATCCTGCCCCGCCACTGCCTGGTGCGGGCGGCCCAGGGGGGGGCCgacaccgcccccgccccccccgccactgTCCGGCCTTTTCGGGGGGCCCCCGTTACCCACAACGGAGCCCCCCTTTTACGCCAAGCCCCCCTCAACCCCGGCGACCTGCTGGGCTTGGGTCAGCACTTCCTTTTCCTCTATAAGGACCCCCGGGGCGCAACGGGGGGGTCCCCCACCCCGCGCCCCCCCTGGCTGCCCCCTGCCTGGCCCTCCCCCGGTTTggcgggggttttggggtgcccggggtgcgGGCGATCCCCCCAGGAACGGCAGGAAGCCCTGCGGATCTGCCTGGAGAGCCCCCGGCCCGAGCTGCGATTCCggccgcaggaggaggaggttttgCTGCGGGAGATCGTCCGGCTGCCGGAGAATTGGGGGGCGTCGGGAAGCGGAATCGGGGGGCTGGCCCCCGCCTTCCTCCTGGGGCTGTGTTTGGAACACGCCGCCCGCGCCTTCCCCCCCGAGCACTTCCCCGCCCTGCTCTCCCGCGTGGCTCTGCTCGTTAAGGAGACCGTTTGG GAGAAGATCAAGGAGATCGGGGATCGGCAGCCGGAGAA ccagcAGGATGCAGCCCCCGCGGCGCTGAGCATGGAGGCGGTGGCGGCCGACCTGCGGCCCCTGATGCTCTGGCTGGCCAACGCCATGGAGCTGCTCAACCTGGCCCAGGGCCGcgtgctggagctggagaaggagctggagctggagg GTCCCTGCCCGGAGCTGACCAGCGACCTGGAGACCTGCGACGAGGCCATGGGCGTCCTGGACGAGGTGATCATGTCCACCTTCCAGCAGTCCGTCTACTACCTGACCAAg acTCTGTACTCGGCCCTCCCCGCCCTCCTGGAGAGCAACCCCTTCTCGGGGGCCGGGGAGCCCAGCGCCGGGCAGGACCTGGGCAGCGTCCCCGAGGGCGTGCGGCCCACCCTGGCGCTCTACCAGGCCGCCCTGCAGCTGACGCGCGACTGCCAGCTCCACCCCGACCTGGTCTCCCAGACCTTCGGctacctcttcttcttctccaaCGCCTCCCTCTTCAACACCCTCATGGAGAGAG GCAGCGCCGGCCCCTTCTTCCAGTGGTGGCGGGCGGTGCGGATCCGCACCAACCTGGACCTGGTGCTGGACTGGCtgacggggctggggctgggggacatcGCCGGGGAGTTCTTCCGCAAGCTCTCGGCCACCGCCAACCTGCTCTGCACCCCCCGCAGCTGCCTCAGCaag GCGACGTGGGCGCGGCTGCGGGGCGAGTACCCGGCGCTGTCCCCGGCGCAGCTGCACCACGTCCTCAGCCATTaccagctggggctgggccggcccccgccccccgcctggagccccccccccgAGGAGCGCGACCAGGTGGCCGCCG GTGACATCTTCGAGAGCTTCTCGGAGCaccccccgctgctgctgcccagccagggcttccgcctgcgcctgggggagccgctgggggaggaggggctgCTGCGGCCCCTCTGCCGCCTGCGCCGCCTGCTCTGGGAGCTGGAGCAGGGCTCCCTGCCCGCCAACCAGCGCGGCCTGGGCCTCGAGGGGGCCGCCtga